Below is a genomic region from Castanea sativa cultivar Marrone di Chiusa Pesio chromosome 2, ASM4071231v1.
TGTCCCCAACGCAATCCAAATGGGTCAGATGGCTTCTGtcttctgtctttttttttttttttttattgttatgatttgattaattttaaaattgtgtttttgagtttgtattctGATAATCTAATTATATGCttgagtttagagatgtttGGGAGAAAGATTGTTGTGATTGTAGCCGTTGTGTTTGTTCTATAGCAAAGCAGCACGGAGAAGACCTTTGTAACAGCACAGTGGGCAATTTGATAATTTGACATTGCCTTCAACGGTAATATTGATAAAACGCGCATTAGCTTTATCAAAAGGCTCCGAAGAGCTGCTTTCTACTAAAGTCCTCTTCCTTCACAATTTCAAAATGCAGCTTTTAGCTAAGCTGCTTTTAATATCTAACCAAATGCTCCtataattttttggatttcaaaAAGCGCTTTTTGCCTTCTAAAAGTGCAAACAAACGGGCACTTAGAAGGATAGTTTTTCACGTTCTAGTATTCATCAGGACGTGCTTCTTCTAACCAAGCCACAGGTTTGTGTTCTGTTCCAACTTGCTGCTGTTTTATTTCagttaaataaattaatgagcAATAGTTGGAGATATTTGTATATAGGCAAGGGAATCACATGATGAATTGTGTGGTTAGTGCACTGTACCAATATCATTATAccatattcataaaaaaaattgtttcttccGCTCAATCCCCTTAACATGAGAGGCATTGAAACATGATTACAGTATGATGTGTTACTGTCcaatatttcatttctttattatCCTTGTCCATTGCATTCCCAAGAACAAGTATTATTCTTGAGCAAGTTGAGGGTGGCTAGAAAATCTTAGAATATCAAGGAAAGCTGACAATGGAGAAGCAGTACCATCCTCCAAGTCAAACAACCCCGTGTCATAACCAGGAAACATCCTTACCACCGTTGCTGAACAAATTTTCAATGACAAAACAAGCACTAGGCTTATGGAAAATGGTTTGAACAGAGTGACCAAAAATATTTGAGAGGGGCAGTTTTTCTGCTTGTCTAGAACAGAAACATGTGGGACGTTCAAGTATTAGGTAATGGCTAATAGCAATACATTCACCCAATTCAGTAAAAGATTATGACTTTCTACAAAATAATAGTTCATAATCATGCTTTAGTCTTCCTTCTATTCAACATGGATGATAGAACTGAGTATGTAATCATACTAAACCACCAACAACTACTATAGGAAACCAATAACTACTATAGGGAACATATGAGGAAggaattttacaataaaaccaaacacaccacaccacaccacaaGATAGTTCATAGGGTTCCAATCTAGTGAAAACacaagtgaagaaaaatgcTCCAACAGTAAGATTCATTAAAACTCATTCAACATGAATGGTTTTAACAATTTCCAAATAATGGGTTGGAGGAATTTCCTTACAAAGTGGTTTGGTTGTAAACTTTGTCCTCATTCAAATCTGCATTGGTGATGCTGTTATTCTCTAATTTGAAAACATGAATTCGATTTTGCTGAGTGAAGTAAATGCAATTCCCCTCGTATCCGAAAAATTCTCTAGTCAAAACAGAAAGTGAACAATCACTACGCAGAATAAAAGCTCGATCACCCAAGCTGTCCTCCAAAACCCATTCACCACCCCATTCATTCTTCTTATACACTTTGAAACCAACCACACAGGCATAATGACGGCCTCTCCATTCCCTATCAAGGTATCTATCAACAATATAGATTGTTCCATCCGACTCCAACAAATGCTTCTGTGTCTTCAGAGAATCTGACCCACAAGGATTCCAGAATTTAACCAAATCCAATGTCGaatcattgattttgatccACCAGCATATTCCGAATCGATCAACCACATAGACTTGGCCCTCATACACAATAACGTCATCGAATTCCAAATCCATTTCACCTAAACAGGTCAAACTCTCATCCCCACATTTTGCGTGGCCTAATTTACCGTCACCATAGACAACAAAAACATGACAGTCGTTGAACATCACAACTTTATTAACACGCCCAATTGGAATGAGGCTTTGAAGTATAAGGGTATGAGCTCTGGTTAATTCGACGGTATCATAGTCCAGTAAAACAAAGTTGCTGGGCAAAATATTGGGGGAATCGGATTCGGATTCGTACCTTTCTCGATGTGGGTCTAAAAGATGCATTTCGCATTTGCAATCTTCAATCTTGATCAACCATCCCTTATCCGAAGAAGCTGAGGGAGTTAGACGATAGAGAATGGTTTCGTGGAGTAGGCATATGGTTTGCTGGTAAAGATGGTCAGCTTCACCATGAAATAGAGCTAGCCTTCGCCTTCGCCTCCTCAGTGGCGGAGGAGAAGGGTTGGGAAAATTGAGAGGGAAGCGAGGAATGAAGTCGGAGGAAGAAATAGCCGAGCGCCATGATTTACAGACACCGCGGAATCGGAGAATTTCGATGCGGGTGTCGAGGCCTTTGCCGATCGGTAGTAACAGTTCCGAGGGAAGTTCCGAGCATTCCACACTCTCACTCATGTCTTGCGTTTCTTGGTTGACTTGACTTGCAGAAGGACTACTACTTTAGCGGCTAATTGGTGTTTAGTGGAGAGTAAACTGAGAAAATAGATATAGGGGATTTATGAATTAGGGTTTGCTAAAGGGATTTCCAATTAGGGAAAGTTAGGCCGCGTTTGGTTTACCACTTACTCATGTCTCAGTTTTCATATCTCAATTCTCATCACTTAAACTCTATTTCCATATCTCATTTCTTTATCTCTACTTTTTCCGTAACTCcaacaaatttttgtttgggtctagtaaaactcaattttttgataaagtgGTGGAGCCCACACACTGTGGTTGGTCAGAAGTTAGAACGGTAACAAGAAGCACAATACTCACCTTTGCCCAGTAGAATCACAAACGAAATCAAGAGAAAGCAAACGAAATCAAACAAGAATCACAATATCAACAACGAAATCTAAAGAGAGCGCACAAATGTGACAAACACAAATGAAATCAAGGCATAGCTCACCACCGTTAAATGCATAAACCCATGATTACCACAACGCACAAAAACCCATCAACCACCAAGGAGTACGCCACGATAAACAACCCACAAGCACACCGATTTCAATACACAAACCCAACGCCACCATAAACAACCCATATACCCACCGATCTCAACCCATAAACCCACCGAGAAAAGGATCcgtaaagaagaaagaataagaaaaaatattctGTGATGAGAAAGGCGAAAaggaagggggaaaaaaagaagaagaataaagaaagaactCAGTTGCTTGCAACAAAGaacagagaaagaagagagacaaaaagaaagaaatgtggaaaaaaaaaaaaggaaaaaaaaaaaaagaaagagaagaggagAGTGACCGGTGAGAGATAGAAGTAAAGTCTGACTTGACAAAAACTAGTGGGTCCCagaactttatttatttacaagcTTGTCATTGAACTCAGTTTTCAATCACTTGAAAACATCtcaaatgtgttttcagttttcataatTACAACTCAGATTTGTAGGggccgtttggtaatgttgttatAGTGatattgtttatagtttttggaaatacatgtgggtaaaaaagtgtgtgaaaatacgtgtaatgttgtttaaataatgaaaattgttGCTCAAAATACCCTACCAAACAACCTCTAagagttttgagtgatgaaaacatCACTTAAAAATTTTCCCAAACAAAGTTTCTTCTATGGGTTTcacatattttgagttatgggtgataaaaattgagttatatAACTCAGTTTTCACCAAATCCAAACAACCCTTTAGTAGTTATTACATACTCCAGGAGCGTTGCTCCTTCTCTCCCATGATGGATGGGGCATCACACTTGTGCAAATgtaaagtcaaaaaaacttttcttgCAAATATTGGAATTTTCTTAATGATTTTCCTAAGCTAAGTTGAGAAATACCcccataaataatataatgatgGACTTTATCTTGCTAGTGTAAGTAATTTGTGTTAGAAACACATTCTCACtttagtttatgtttgtttcttaaaaaaggATTTGATATGAGAtttctataatttatataataaaaatttgatgatgaaaATGGTCTTCTCTTAAATTTTCTTAGCTTAAATGTACCATACTTATTGTTAGGGATGTTTGaggtaattttaattttgtctcctaaaatttgaaaatattgatCCTTCGTAACATTAGGTATTGTATGGATTTGTTCCTTTCTATTAATACAACGTGCCTAACGACCTATTAAGTACCAAATTAATCAAAATGACCTTAAACATAGAGCgtataaaatcaaaacaaatcctACATATAGGGGGTGTCATTCGGGTTCCAATATGACACTAGTGGACACTTAGGTATGGTGCATtgatgaaagagagaaaatctaaACTATATTTAAAGTTATGTGAGCATTTCcaatttttgaaacttcaagGAGCAAAATCAAATTATCTCAAACTTTAACtatgtaatttacaatttggacttacaataattatttaatatattattgcaATTTACATAATTGAGTTTTGAGTCTAATATTGCAAGTCCAACTTTATCAAAATTAAGGctcaaataccaaaataaattgAACTAGAAAGTTTAGATtaaatctcaaaatccaaaatacatcaaactaataaatttaaaatccaaCTAGTTActtgttttaatttgaatgcaccattaacatcacattttttACCCATAGGTAACAACTTgtcacctttaaaaaaaatatatattacttttacAATGGGAATTGACTTCTTATTCTACTATTAAATAAAGacttgaaaaagaaatcaatgtaCCCACATGCAGGCTATTATATAAGTTCACCATATAATGTGATGTGAATCATGTGATATTGGCTTAAAGTcctttgttatttgttaatattCTTTAggtaaaaattcaaaactagcCCTTTAACTTTCAACATTTGTCATTgcagtcctctaactttaagttttatcatttcaatcctctaagtttcaattgttgtcaattcAATATTCCGTTGGACATCAGTTAGTCATCTCCGTTAAGTGAGCCAAAAAGAGGCCGTTTTGgctcctttttttaaaataaattcgtaattaaaacaaaaataaaaaatgtgttattaacaaaaaagaaaacgatTAGGAGAACGATGTCATTCCCCCTACCTGAAatcaaaatacataaaatcGAAATATGATCAGTAGCCCTAAATTGAGAAATTTAGGGGAATAAGGGAGAAGTCTGGGTCAGCAGCAGTGAGAAATGAGACTGAGATTAAGAGAAGTGAGACcaagattgagagagagactgagattGAGACCATATTAGAGATATTTCATTTCGCGGTGGGCTAGGGTCCAGTTCGGCAAGCTAGGGTGTACTCCGTCAGCTCCAACTTCGGCCAAGTATAGTTTTGGGTAAGTGATGATATAACTTTTTTGaacttttgtgtttttttggggTATAAGTAGTAGCAGAACAAAGAATTATGTGCTAGATTTTATTGTGTGTTATATAAAGCTGGTGACTTTTTCTGttgaatattatttttgtttaattttgtttgtttatgttggACTTGTTGTTGACTGATAGGTGAGAAATGCTTTGGGATAATATATTATTGCAATTTACATAATTGAGTTTTGAGTCTAATATTGCAAGTCCAACTTTATCAAAATTAAGGCTCAAATACCTAAATAAATCGAACTAGAAAGTTTAGATtaaatctcaaaatccaaaatacatcaaactaataaatttaaaatccaaCTAGTTActtgttctaatttgaatccaccattaacatcacattttttACCCATAGGTAACAACTTGTCACcttttaaaaccaaaataaatcaaactagaaAGTTTAGATtaaatctcaaaatccaaaatacatcaaactaataaatttaaaatccaaCTAGTTActtgttctaatttgaatccaccattaacatcacattttttATCCATAGGTAACAACTTGtcacctttttaaaaaaaaaaaaatatatatatatatatatatatatcttttacaATGGGAATTGACTTCTTATTCTACTATTAAATAAAGacttgaaaaagaaatcaatgtaCCCACATGCAGGCTATTATATAAGTTCACCATATAATGTCATATGAATCATGCGATATTGGCTCAAAGTCCTTTGTCATTTGTATATATTCTTTatgcaaaaattcaaaactagcCTTCTAACTTTCAACGTTTGTCATTTCAGCCctctaattttaagttttattatttcaattctctaagtttcaattgttgtcaattcAGTATTCCGTTAGACATCAGTTAGTCATCTCTGTTAAGTGAGCCAAAAAGACGTTGTGGGGGTAGAAGAGTCAGAGTATGTTTGTGGGCCTTGGGCTTGGTCAGAGGATACTATCTCGTCCGAGGAGGTCTTAGTGATAATAACTATGCTGGATGTAAAAACCCACAAGCAAATTATTACGAGAGAAGTTGGTGGAAATGGTCCGAGGAGGGAGATCTCCTCGGCTCTATGAAGTAAAGGTTGTACCATACACCCTGATGTATGTAAGGGAATTCTAGAGGGTCTGATGAGGGAGGATATGTTCCACATGGGTACAGGAAGaaggagtgaataagaaatatcttaaagaaagctactaccaccgtATTAAAagtgaataagaaatatcttagagaaagctgcttccaccgcattaaagactctgcacctacctctctggccgcattaatggggaaatgacctctgaacagtagtggGCAGTattacagctattgtttgatGGCTTCAAGAAGACGGAGATGAGACAAATATCTAGATTGGTGATCTGGTCTATACGTAGAAGATGGTGGGAAGAAGGaagataatataaaaggaaaagggtgGCATTTAAGAGGGGGAAtcgagaaaagaaagaaaaaaaaacactgtacACACCACCTTCAAATACAATCTATTGTGGAAAGAATAAAGAGGAATATAATTTATCCTCGGCTAACGTCCGATGAGAGTTTTTGTCATAAAATCATTTCATTATGCATGTATTGGCGATCTAGCCCACCATACTTGTTAttcaatatccataaaacctaggtttcaacctcacgctctacaaatttcattgtataaggctatTTGGGCTTGCACCCTACACACGGTTGGGTCcgggtgcaaattgtgtccttactgACGCCGTTttggctccttttttttttaataaatttcataattaaaaccaaaaaaaaaagtgttactaaaaaagagaaaacgaTTAAACTAACATACAAAATTCCATTAGCCTCTGACTGCTACAAGGGGGCTGGAGGAACCTACTTAGATCGATATCTCAAAATTTATGTAGAGAAACAGATCAAACAACTAGCCGCAAGAATTAGGCTGACCAAAGTGTTAGTAAAACTGACCCCAAAGCATGTGCCCACAGCATGAGCACGGAACATTCACTCTTACTTACCTGCTCCAAACAATTGCGTAATTGTTTGTGCCTGTCATATCAAATATGGAAAACATATTAACAAGGATTCcactctatatatataagactAGCAAtgatttccaaataaaaacctTCCACCTTCCTGTAATCACTCACCAATTACATAAACTTAGGCAGTGCTTATATGGCCAAGTCAGCCGCACACAGTTAGTCATTTGGCTTGGAGTACAAAttgttaaatttgaaatttttaggtcAGCTGTAATATACCTCAAACTGAAGTAACCGCATGAtcaagagaaatagagaaatatTAAAGTTGGTTTTGCTTGTAAATGGCCAAAGGTTGGTGCTGACACATTAGGTGGTTGTGTTGAAACCAAGgaataaaaagaagatgatgaattatatttgaaaatggaAAGCCTTAGTTGAGTCAATAATCTGGACAATTTTTCTTGCACACAGCAAAGGCCGCTTTTTATCTGTAGCTGTAAGTAGATTGGTACTTCATGGCAGCAATGCAATGAAATTATTCTAGTCCCCTTACCATTTCGTAAATATTTGAAGTCTTTGGGAAGTGGCGATTAATAGTGCTACAAAAGGAAATCCTATTTAGATGAAATGAGTATAATCATGACAAAGATTtgtcctctcttttttttgataagtcaaaGATTTGTCCTCTCTGATGTCTGGATCTTGTGTTGCCACAGAAATGGGCTCTCCTCTTTTGCCAAAAATTTAGGTTTATCTGTATGTATGGTTGCATATATTAGCctaattttttctaataaaagcCTTAATATTATAAACTTCTATATCACCTCAGAATGATATGACTGTCATTAATGATGACCTGGAGAGAAGTTGATAATGTTCAGTTACACTTATCACTGTACAGAACTTAATGTTTTGCAAAATAAATTTAGCCAGCAGTTATATCTctgattcaaaattttttccaattgaaaataaaatccCCTTGTGTTTACAGACCACCTCTTCTTGTTAGTGATCTAGTGTTTATGCCTCTTCTCCTGTTGAAAACAACCTTCCTTATGATTAAACTTCTCTAACACTGAATGTTTTAGCAGATTTCCAAGACAATCACAAATCAGGGTCAAGTTTGACATTTGAATTGCAACCACCTTTTAGATTCCTATTCACATTTTTATAAACTCTCTCCCACATCCTGGcttcccatctctctctctctctctctctctctctctctctctctctctctctcccgtTTACTTGCTTTTGACTTTGAACTTCTTTTATTGAAGGCTCCCATTTCATCCTCTTACTCCAATTTCAAAACTCATTATTATATTTCCAAGTTCCTACTTCCCCCACTTAACTTCATTTTAGATTGTCAAATCTTTTATGGTAGAGAATGTAACGGTTGACCCCTCTTGGTTATCCTAATCTTATTTGTTTCCTCAGtctaaataataaatagtaatacCACTTTCATGACataacttcttttcttcttctcaatccCATGCTAGTAGTGGTAATTTTGATTTTCCTAATGCTTATTTTTCGACTTCtcatatatgatatatgctCTCTGTTTTGCCAAAGTTATTCATTGAAGTGAAATTTTCTAGTAATCTTCTGTTAGATCCTGACTGATATTGGTTGGTGTAGAACAGTGAGGGTCAGTACCATTAGGTAATATGACAAATTAAGTTTCATATGTATATGTCATATGTATATTGATGGAAATCATGGTCAATGCAGGTTGAATTTATATAGAATTATTTCAAGAGGGTATCTGACCTTATTATAAGTTTTGTGGTCTCTTAGCACTTTGTTGTGAAAGCTTTGAAGCTCAGTAACTGCTAgctttttttgtgaaattgtgtaCGCAGTTGAACTTTTACTTACAAATTTAGAACAATGGTTTTTCATGATATTTAGTCTTCATCATGTGACATACCTTTTTCACGTTTTGTCGATAACTTTTTCCTTCCAGCCGAGTTAGAACTTTCAGCCCTTGAATCCTTGCATTAGCATGACAGTAAATGGTTCACTTTGTCAGAGTTGAATTATGAGCACTCATGGTTGACATGTGCTTGCAAGCACGACTAGTAAATGCAAAGTCTTGGTCATGGAATCCATGACtatatatttgatttgatttaaaatttggaCAAAATCTACATTCTCATACTTTTTGAATGTTGATTAAGTCTCTAAATCGGCAGGACATGAGGCTCTTCTGCTATATTTGGATAGTTAGGacccgtttggtaatgttgttctaacaacattgtttgtatttttttgaaatacgtgtaagtgaaaaagtatgtgaaaatatgcataatgttgtttaaaaactgaaaattgttatttaaatgcATGTACCAAACACTTCCTAAGTGTCTGTACTTTGAAATTAGTTAGTTCTTGAGTTAAAAAGAGGAGGTGgttggtttaaaattttttgcaaaGCAGTCCCGAACTGCTGTCATTCTGATTTCTTAAACTGGTTATGTGTGTATACTTATTAACATGTATGATTTCCTAAACCAATGACCAAGCCCAATCTATGTTGTTTCAGCCACGCCTTCAATAGCATCCCTTTCTTGATGTCCAAAATTATGTGCCCTATTTGTGGCCATTGTTTTGGAATCTAACACCATATTGAGAACCAGAATGATGTTTTCAATTACCActatgagggttttttttttttttttttttatttaatgggaATAACTATGAGGTAAtttaagaattaatttttttcactaaACTTTCCATTAATTGCGTGTGAAATATCATATAAACATGTGAATTTGTAAGTTGAGACAAATGCACAACTTGCGTCAACTACTACCTTGTACTAATGAGTTTTGGCTCAAATTGCACTTCATCCTATAAGAATAAGTGGAGGGTGAGTTTCTTGAGATGTTATTAAGATGAGTTTTCATCAATCTAACTATCCAAGCAAAACAGAGTAAATATAAATTgtatctaaaagttgaaatttagTATTTATTGTTTCTACACTCTTATTAAGCCACATTTGCATAACATTTCCATTCATGttagtcaatttggtccattccaGTCCATACAATCTATTTCAGTTCAATTTGGTCTATTTTAGTTCAATTCTGTCCATTTGGTTGATTTAGGTCCATTTCGGTTCACTTTGGtttattttggtccactttggtccatttcaaTTTGCTTCATTGATGCTATGGGAGAGAAGGTCTAAAAATGAGCTGTTTCATTGACATTTATATCACATTTCTAGCGTAATGTTGGTAGcttcttaataaaattacatttttcttatattattaagtcttgaatttttttttttctaatataagtTATGAATTTACTTATATTTGCTTCCTCTTTTGGTCATTTAAGATATATAGATGATAAACTGTTTGTAAAGAGTTTTAGAAACAAATTTCAAccacaaataacattatttaaaaaatatctcaccttatataataattaaatataaaatagattatgtttacttggaaaaaaaaaaaacaaaaaacaaacttacaaaatttaaaaaactttcaaataaaaaaaatataagttgcttaatttagaaatataataatgactaaaatgcaaaattcaccTTTTATGTTTTACTAAATTTCATTTTAGTACTTTAACTTTACTTTACTTCATTTCACTCCtataactttcaagtttattcaattaatactTTTCCATCCAATTTTGTTATATGTTATggttattttcaaatttttcttcaaattttttttaattataaaaaatcaataaatgatTGAAAAgaattttctagattttttttttccaaaaaattttaacaaaagtttacagaaatgccttgattaaataaatatgaaacttAGAcaattgaaatgaataaaagcaaagttagagaactgaaataaattctaaaaaaacttAGAGAATTGGTTTTCCATTTTAGCCTATaatattataacatattatcaattatatttattagaaaaaactGCCAACTTCTCATTCACAAAACATTGTTTATAATATATCTTGATCAAATGCATCAACCATGTCACAAAAATGATTTGACgaagttatttttattaaaaacttgtTGAGATATTAGAGAaaactaatcttttttttttcttcgttctattattttgatttctgagaaaatttacaaaaacaaGGTAATTGATAACTGAGAAAATCTACGAAAACAAGGTGAGGATTTTCTGTGTGATTCTTTTTGGTAGAGAATTGCATTGCATTGAGCTGAGTTAATTTCTTTTAACGAATATTTTACACTCAACGTGTCATTTGAGGACTGGAGTCCAGTTGATACTaagctttgtttgtttcaacaatgatattttttagaaaatgagtcatttttcaaaaaacattttctataaaactatctcatttccaatgtttggtagcaactttaaaagagttgaaaaataaattcctaacttcctttatttagtttgctgtgagatagagttgttttccaaaaaaatttaatggaaaataatctctaaaaataagctatactttttatgttgaccaaggataattttcctttgattcatctttttttatgttacTAGAcactagaaaataagaaaaactatctttacacaaggttttccattaaaaaaacgGAGTGTAATTGAAAGATTTTACACTCAAGTTTTGTATAAATTAAAACTATGAAAGAGATTCAAGAAGAATACAACTAGTTTCTTAAATGGTTCATAAAcacagaaaataaagttgataaCAATCCCCACATGGATGAAACAGCAAAGAACTACCAACTTTAAACTATTAGTAGATAAAAGCCAAAATACTAACAGCACCATAATTCCTAAGAGATTAACAACAAAAGGAGCTAAAAGATTGATAGTAAATAACTATTAGTAGATAAAAGCCAAAATACTAACAGCACCATAATTCCTAAGAGATTAACAACAAAAGAAGCTAAAAGATTGACAGTAAATACTACAACTGTGTAGAACAAACTTCAACGTGATGTTTTAGTCTTCATCATCAGTCCATAGCTGCAAAAGATAACAAATCCTCTGTAACAATCAAGGTaggaaaatatattatttactatgaTGTTTTAGTACATGCAAGGCTTttgcaaaaccaaaaaagataaaaagacaATTTGCTTGATTTTTCTCTTGATTCAATACACCGTTACAGTGTTGTCCGAGTCAAGCAGTAAGTAAAAGGCATCCAAAATAAGCACACACATATAGGTTTCATACTATACTAAACAGGGATGTAATAAACAATATAGGACATCAATCTACAAGCATGCTGATCACACTATGCAGGAATCAAAAGAGGTTTTTTAGTTTCTGTTATAATTAATTGACATTGGAACAAACATTTTAAACTAGTAGAAGCTGGAAATGGCTACACTATGTTGGAATCAAAAgagctttttttgtttgtttctgtATAGTTAATTGACATCGGAACAAACACTTTGAAGTGATAGAAACTGAATATGGATATAGAGGATGGAGCACCTTTGACCATTTAAATATctgcaagaattgaaaaacaaTCCCTTCGAACAAATCTTGAAACTGTAAATAATTTCCCTTTGGtaaaaacacaaataatttCCCTCCAGCCAACTTTTTTCCATTACAACCTAAACCAAGGCTTGGAAACATCACTACCGATTTTTAGCAGGGGTAAAAGGCGTAA
It encodes:
- the LOC142623981 gene encoding F-box protein At4g35733-like, whose product is MSESVECSELPSELLLPIGKGLDTRIEILRFRGVCKSWRSAISSSDFIPRFPLNFPNPSPPPLRRRRRRLALFHGEADHLYQQTICLLHETILYRLTPSASSDKGWLIKIEDCKCEMHLLDPHRERYESESDSPNILPSNFVLLDYDTVELTRAHTLILQSLIPIGRVNKVVMFNDCHVFVVYGDGKLGHAKCGDESLTCLGEMDLEFDDVIVYEGQVYVVDRFGICWWIKINDSTLDLVKFWNPCGSDSLKTQKHLLESDGTIYIVDRYLDREWRGRHYACVVGFKVYKKNEWGGEWVLEDSLGDRAFILRSDCSLSVLTREFFGYEGNCIYFTQQNRIHVFKLENNSITNADLNEDKVYNQTTL